One segment of Carya illinoinensis cultivar Pawnee chromosome 1, C.illinoinensisPawnee_v1, whole genome shotgun sequence DNA contains the following:
- the LOC122304387 gene encoding NADH dehydrogenase [ubiquinone] iron-sulfur protein 4, mitochondrial: MASSVQRISGHARAFRTTLVPWSRPFSADALVEVKPGEIGMVSGIPEEHLRRRVVIFSPARTATQQGSGKVGRWKINFMSTQKWENPLMGWTSTGDPYANVGDSALGFDSEEAAKSFAERHGWDYVVKKRHTPLLKVKAYADNFRWKGLPKPEED; this comes from the exons ATGGCAAGCTCCGTGCAACGCATCTCAGGCCACGCTCGTGCTTTCCGAACCACACTAGTCCCATGGTCCAGACCCTTCTCAGCTGATGCATTGGTCGAGGTCAAGCCCGGCGAGATCGGCATGGTCTCCGGAATCCCCGAAGAGCACCTTCGTCGTAGG GTTGTCATTTTCTCGCCTGCTAGAACTGCAACCCAACAAGGATCAGGGAAAGTTGGAAGGTGGAAGATCAATTTTATGTCAACGCAAAA GTGGGAAAATCCATTGATGGGCTGGACATCCACAGGGGACCCGTATGCCAACGTTGGTGATTCTGCACTGGGTTTTGACAGTGAAGAAGCTGCAAAGTCATTTGCAGAAAGGCACGGTTGGGACTATGTG GTTAAGAAACGCCACACGCCGTTATTGAAG GTGAAAGCATATGCAGACAATTTCAGGTGGAAGGGCCTTCCCAAACCAGAGGAAGATTGA
- the LOC122304403 gene encoding telomere repeat-binding factor 2-like isoform X1, with protein sequence MGAPKQKWTAEEEAALKAGVLKHGAGKWRTILTDPEFSGILHLRSNVDLKDKWRNINVTAIWGSRQKAKLALKRDLPTPKLDDSPMALSTVPQSDAEIVDAKPLAVSRATLQNADSKEPFARLDKLIVEAITNLKEPRGSDRAAIALYIEERYWAPPNLKKLLSTKLKHMTEKGRLNKIKHKYKMAPILTSSEKRRSSSLLLLEERQKDTLRAQKREINVLTKAQVDAELMKMKGMTAQEAAAAAAQAVAEAEAAIREAEKAAREAEAAEAEAEAAQIFAKAAMKALKCGTLRA encoded by the exons ATGGGTGCTCCTAAGCAAAAGTGGAcagcagaagaagaagcagcGCTTAAAGCCGGAGTCCTTAAACATGGGGCAGGCAAATGGCGCACGATACTAACAGACCCGGAGTTCAGTGGCATCTTACATCTACGCTCAAATGTGGATCTGAAG GATAAATGGAGAAATATAAATGTGACGGCAATATGGGGGTCCAGGCAGAAGGCCAAACTTGCACTTAAAAGGGATCTACCAACCCCAAAACTTGATGACAGCCCTATGGCACTGAGCACTGTGCCTCAGAGTGATGCAGAAATTGTTGATGCTAAGCCTCTTGCAGTTTCTAGAGCAACATTGCAGAATGCTGATTCAAAGGAACCATTTGCAAG GTTGGATAAGCTTATAGTAGAGGCTATTACCAATTTGAAGGAACCGAGGGGTTCTGACAGGGCTGCAATTGCTTTGTACATAGAG GAACGATACTGGGCACCACCAAACCTCAAAAAACTATTGTCGACAAAGTTGAAGCATATGACAGAAAAGGGAAGATTGAATAAG ATAAAACATAAGTACAAGATGGCACCAATTTTGACATCTTCTGAGaaaagaagaagctcttcattGTTACTCCTGGAGGAAAGGCAGAAGGATACTTTGAGGGCACAGAAGAGAGAGATCAATGTTCTCACAAAAGCCCAAGTCGATGCAGAGCTAATGAAGATGAAGGGTATGACTGCACAAGAGGCTGCTGCAGCTGCTGCACAAGCAGTTGCAGAAGCAGAAGCTGCTATCCGTGAGGCTGAAAAGGCAGCTAGGGAGGCAGAGGCTGCAGAAGCTGAAGCTGAAGCAGCACAAATTTTTGCCAAAGCAGCAATGAAGGCACTGAAATGTGGAACACTTCGTGCTTG A
- the LOC122304403 gene encoding telomere repeat-binding factor 2-like isoform X2 yields the protein MAHDTNRPGVQWHLTSTLKCGSEVLDIIYSGQDKWRNINVTAIWGSRQKAKLALKRDLPTPKLDDSPMALSTVPQSDAEIVDAKPLAVSRATLQNADSKEPFARLDKLIVEAITNLKEPRGSDRAAIALYIEERYWAPPNLKKLLSTKLKHMTEKGRLNKIKHKYKMAPILTSSEKRRSSSLLLLEERQKDTLRAQKREINVLTKAQVDAELMKMKGMTAQEAAAAAAQAVAEAEAAIREAEKAAREAEAAEAEAEAAQIFAKAAMKALKCGTLRA from the exons ATGGCGCACGATACTAACAGACCCGGAGTTCAGTGGCATCTTACATCTACGCTCAAATGTGGATCTGAAG TATTGGATATTATATATTCTGGACAGGATAAATGGAGAAATATAAATGTGACGGCAATATGGGGGTCCAGGCAGAAGGCCAAACTTGCACTTAAAAGGGATCTACCAACCCCAAAACTTGATGACAGCCCTATGGCACTGAGCACTGTGCCTCAGAGTGATGCAGAAATTGTTGATGCTAAGCCTCTTGCAGTTTCTAGAGCAACATTGCAGAATGCTGATTCAAAGGAACCATTTGCAAG GTTGGATAAGCTTATAGTAGAGGCTATTACCAATTTGAAGGAACCGAGGGGTTCTGACAGGGCTGCAATTGCTTTGTACATAGAG GAACGATACTGGGCACCACCAAACCTCAAAAAACTATTGTCGACAAAGTTGAAGCATATGACAGAAAAGGGAAGATTGAATAAG ATAAAACATAAGTACAAGATGGCACCAATTTTGACATCTTCTGAGaaaagaagaagctcttcattGTTACTCCTGGAGGAAAGGCAGAAGGATACTTTGAGGGCACAGAAGAGAGAGATCAATGTTCTCACAAAAGCCCAAGTCGATGCAGAGCTAATGAAGATGAAGGGTATGACTGCACAAGAGGCTGCTGCAGCTGCTGCACAAGCAGTTGCAGAAGCAGAAGCTGCTATCCGTGAGGCTGAAAAGGCAGCTAGGGAGGCAGAGGCTGCAGAAGCTGAAGCTGAAGCAGCACAAATTTTTGCCAAAGCAGCAATGAAGGCACTGAAATGTGGAACACTTCGTGCTTG A
- the LOC122304430 gene encoding 50S ribosomal protein L7/L12 has protein sequence MSPIISRIPSKSLTRLFTLTPRPLSRVLCMATETREQKLERIADELLDLNKLERYDYAILSRLRMGLNKYGPALSGLGPSSASAGSGTGSADEAKSTEKTAFDIKLEKFDAASKIKIIKEVRTFTDLGLKEAKDLVEKAPVVLKKGLTKEEADSIVAKFKDLGATVVLE, from the coding sequence ATGTCCCCCATAATCTCAAGAATCCCATCCAAATCTCTAACCAGGCTCTTCACCCTCACCCCGAGACCGCTCTCCCGCGTTCTCTGCATGGCTACCGAGACTCGGGAGCAGAAGCTCGAGCGAATCGCTGACGAGCTTTTGGACCTCAACAAGCTCGAGCGCTACGACTATGCGATCCTCTCGAGGCTCCGGATGGGCCTCAATAAGTACGGTCCCGCACTTTCCGGGCTCGGCCCATCATCCGCATCCGCCGGATCCGGTACAGGGTCTGCCGATGAGGCCAAATCTACCGAGAAGACGGCGTTCGATATCAAGCTCGAGAAGTTCGACGCGGCGTCCAAGATTAAGATAATAAAGGAGGTGAGGACGTTCACGGATTTGGGTCTGAAGGAGGCCAAGGACTTGGTGGAGAAAGCGCCCGTGGTGTTGAAGAAGGGACTCACCAAAGAGGAGGCCGATTCCATTGTTGCCAAGTTCAAGGACTTGGGTGCTACTGTGGTATTGGAAtga
- the LOC122304423 gene encoding ADP-ribosylation factor-like protein 8b, translating to MGFWDAFLNWLRSLFFKQEMELSLIGLQNAGKTSLVNVVATGGYSEDMIPTVGFNMRKVTKGNVTIKLWDLGGQPRFRSMWERYCRAVSAIVYVVDAADPDNVSISRSELHDLLSKTSLSGIPLLVLGNKIDKPGALSKQALTDQMDLKLITDREVCCFMISCKNSSNIDSVIDWLVKHSKSKS from the exons ATGGGTTTTTGGGATGCCTTTCTCAATTGGCTCCGCAG CCTCTTTTTTAAGCAAGAAATGGAGCTGTCTTTGATAGGCCTTCAGAATGCTGGAAAGACTTCACTTGTAAATGTTGTTGCG ACTGGTGGATATAGTGAAGACATGATCCCTACG GTAGGATTTAATATGAGGAAGGTGACAAAAGGAAATGTCACCATAAAGTTGTGGGATCTTGGAGGTCAACCTAGATTCCGCAGTATGTGGGAGCGATACTGTCGTGCAGTTTCTGCTATTGT TTATGTTGTTGATGCTGCTGATCCCGATAACGTGAGTATATCAAGAAGCGAGCTTCATGATTTGCTGAGCAAAACCTCGCTGAGTGGTATTCCACTGCTAGTGCTAGGAAACAAGATTGACAAGCCTGGAGCCCTGTCTAAACAGGCTTTGACCGATCAAAT GGATCTCAAGTTGATTACTGACAGAGAAGTTTGCTGCTTCATGATCTCTTGCAAGAACTCGTCAAACATTGATTCAGTTATTGATTGGCTTGTAAAGCACTCAAAGTCAAAGAGCTGA
- the LOC122304395 gene encoding uncharacterized protein LOC122304395 — protein sequence MHPMSNSNGVLCPNLVFFLVSTSVFSPIWIVFGSPADQETKYFKRTDPLTHFNYYSGGYDVRNRHYWVSAAFTGVHAYAIAGVWLLCGLGFGIFLTVKNPSASSWPFIKQYLDRDHNHILMFLLVLLFTFLAIVASSFVLAANQSTLWRTEKMKGTILKTGGDARQTIQKVMNAMTEMQSLLLPYDPITSRTLKNTTHLLGRESHVIHNFVDKSGHSIDQAIHTSYIAHLVIVTINLVMLVAALVLLLLHWHHGIIFIILCCWILATICWFLTGIDFFLNTFAEDTCSAFADFEENPHNNSLSSILPCMNPSSSKRIMVGIGYTIHTHIAQLNSKITDYYKSLGLDEQREGFVGVRKICEPFSGAPSYSYMPESCPKDAIPVTDLPNVLARFTCYQHKYSSGECESDGRFLPEASYNMVSAYSRSVQYVIDVHSDLQSLTECSFVKNRLSEVVSHQCRPFKVSVRFLWSSMLALSIVMVLLVLIWVAKAYQDRGRSFSICSITPTNIPR from the exons ATGCATCCCATGTCCAACTCCAATGGGGTTCTTTGTCCTAATTTGGTTTTCTTCTTGGTTTCCACGTCAGTGTTTTCACCAATATGGATAGTGTTCGGTTCTCCTGCTGATCAGGAAACCAAGTACTTCAAGAGGACCGATCCTCTAACCCACTTCAATTACTACAGTGGGGGTTACGATGTTCGAAACAGACATTACTGGGTT TCTGCGGCATTTACAGGAGTCCATGCGTATGCAATTGCGGGAGTTTGGTTGCTATGTGGGCTGGGATTTGGTATCTTCTTGACAGTGAAGAATCCAAGCGCTAGCTCATGGCCTTTTATAAAGCAATATTTAGATCGTGATCATAATCATATCCTGATGTTCCTGCTGGTCCTGCTTTTCACCTTTCTCGCCAT AGTTGCATCCAGTTTTGTCCTGGCAGCGAATCAGAGCACCTTATGGAGAACGGAGAAAATGAAAGGAACTATTCTGAAAACGGGAGGAGATGCCcgtcaaaccatccagaaagtAATGAATGCAATGACAGAAATGCAGTCCCTTTTACTTCCCTACGATCCAATCACATCTCGGACGTTGAAGAACACCACCCATCTACTTGGAAGAGAATCACATGTCATCCACAATTTCGTTGATAAGAGTGGGCATTCAATCGATCAGGCAATCCATACTTC GTACATAGCTCATCTTGTGATTGTAACTATCAACTTGGTGATGCTGGTTGCTGCACTGG TTCTGCTCTTGTTGCATTGGCACCACGGGATTATTTT CATAATTCTTTGCTGCTGGATCTTAGCAACGATATGCTGGTTTTTGACTGGCATTGATTTCTTCCTTAACAC CTTTGCAGAAGATACATGTTCAGCTTTTGCAGATTTTGAAGAAAACCCACATAATAATAGTCTCAGCTCGATACTGCCATGCATGAATCCTTCATCCTCGAAAAGGATAATGGTTGGCATTGGCTACACCATCCATACCCATATAGCTCAG TTGAATTCAAAAATAACAGACTATTATAAGTCTCTAGGATTAGATGAACAAAGGGAGGGTTTCGTCGGAGTTAGAAAGATTTGTGAACCCTTCTCGGGAGCACCTAGCTACAGCTACATGCCTGAAAGCTGCCCAAAAGATGCAATTCCAGTTACAGACTTACCAAAT GTTCTTGCTAGATTCACATGTTACCAACACAAGTACTCCAGCGGAGAATGTGAAAGCGATGGAAGATTTCTTCCCGAGGCTTCTTACAACATGGTCTCGGCTTATAGTCGTTCTGTCCAATACGTGATAGATGTACATTCAGATTTGCAGAGCTTGACAGAATGCAGCTTTGTGAAGAACAGACTTTCTGAGGTTGTTTCACATCAATGCCGGCCGTTTAAGGTTTCGGTCAGATTTTTATGGTCATCAATGCTTGCGCTTTCCATTGTCATGGTGCTTTTAGTGTTAATTTGGGTGGCAAAAGCTTATCAAGACAGAGGAAGAAGCTTCTCTATATGTTCAATCACCCCAACTAATATTCCTAgatag